The genomic DNA CATTCGGTGCGAACGCGAATGATCACGCTGGAGAACACTCACAATCGCGGCGGTGGTCGCGTGCAGCCGTTTGAAAACGTGAAAGGGATCTGCGATTGGGCCAAGCAGCAAGGTTTGACGCGGCATCTGGACGGCGCGCGATTGTGGAATGCCGTCGCTGCGACGGGGATCGATGAGGCGACTTGGGCCGCTGAATTTGATTCGGTCAGCGTCTGCTTCAGTAAAGGCTTGGGAGCTCCTGTCGGATCGGCGTTGGTCGGCAGTCACGAATTTGTTCAGGAAGCTCGGCGAGCTCGGAAGCTGTTTGGCGGTGGGATGCGACAGGCTGGCATCATTGCTGCCGGCGCGCTGTATGCGATCGAGCATCACCGCGGTTGTTTGGTGGACGATCACACGCATGCTCAATTGTTAGCCGAGGCGGTTCGCGATTCGCCCGGCATCGATTTGCCGACGCCCACGGTCGACACAAACATCGTGATCGCATCGGTCGATCCCGCTTGGGGAACGGCGGCCGAATTTCGAGATCAGTTGGCGGCGGCGGGCGTGTCGGTGATGGCCTTTGGTCCGCAAGCTGTCCGGTTCGTAACGCATCGGGATGTCGATCGCGCGCAGATCGATCGGGCTTGCCTGGCGATTCGCACTGTCGCCCAGAAGAACCGCACGAGCGT from Rosistilla oblonga includes the following:
- a CDS encoding threonine aldolase family protein; amino-acid sequence: MIDLRSDTVTRPTAAMRQAMADAEVGDDVIDVDPTVQRLEQRTAELLGKEAAIYMPSGSMTNQIAIRVHCGRGEEFLCEADCHVYNYEQGAFASLSGLVARTIQGDSGVLRLDQVRGMVRPDNDHSVRTRMITLENTHNRGGGRVQPFENVKGICDWAKQQGLTRHLDGARLWNAVAATGIDEATWAAEFDSVSVCFSKGLGAPVGSALVGSHEFVQEARRARKLFGGGMRQAGIIAAGALYAIEHHRGCLVDDHTHAQLLAEAVRDSPGIDLPTPTVDTNIVIASVDPAWGTAAEFRDQLAAAGVSVMAFGPQAVRFVTHRDVDRAQIDRACLAIRTVAQKNRTSVAT